GCATCAGCTGATGTGGCTCCAGTTGCGCCTCCCCGGCCAACGGGTGGCCGCTGCGAACGACCAGAATCAGCCGCTCATAGAAGAGGTGCTCGAAGGAGAGGTCGAGGATCTCACGCGCCTCGGTCATGCGCCCCACCACCAGATCCAGCTCGCCACGCCGCAACCGTGAGAGCAGGAAGGCACTGGGGCCGGTGACCACGTTGACGCCACACTCCCCCTCCATGCCCTCCTGCCAGCGCAATATCGCCTCCGGCAGCAGCCGGCTCTCCACCGTGGAGAGGGCCCCGACGCGCAGCCAGCAGCCATTGGTTCGCCCCTCGCCGACGGCGCCGATGCCCTCCTCCAAGGCACGCAGTGCCGGACCGGCATGACGCAGCAGGGTCAGGCCGGCCTGGGTCAGGGAGACCCCCCGGGGCGTGCGTTCGAATAGGCTGGTGCCGATGGTCTCCTCGAGCTCCCGGATGGTCTTGGAGATGCCCGGCTGAGTGATCGACATCCGCTCGGCAGCCCGGACGAAGCTGCGCTGGCGGGCCACCTCCAGAAAGGCCTGGAGGTGGCGAAGCTTGATTCGCGCGTTGATCATTCAGGCCTCCTCCCGAGGGGCGTCGAGCATGCCGGCAACTGAGCGACGCTACTCGCCCCAGCCCAGCTCCTTGGCCAGCGCGAAGGCATGGTTGGCCGCCGGCACGCCGCCGTAGATGGCCACATGCATCAGCACCTGGCGAAGCTCCGCTTCGGTCAGGCCGATACGCTTGGCCGTCTTGAGGTGCAGGGTCAGCTCCTCACGACCCAGGGCGGCCAGGATGCCGGTGGTGATCATGCTCCGCTCACGGCGGGTCAGGTCCGCGTTGCTCCACAGCTCGCCCCAGGCCAGGCGGGTGATCATCTGCTGGAAGGGGGCATCCAGGGAGGTGGCGCCCTCGGTGGAGCGCGCCACATGGGCCTCGCCCAGCACCTGCTTGCGGGTCGCAAGGCCGGTGGCGTAGTCCACGCCGTTGGCCCCCACATCGCCCAGATCCACCGCCATCACCGCCAGCAGCTTCGCGGCGAACAGCCCCGGCACCTCCACGGAGGGGACGTGGCCGACGCCCTCGAGGATCTCCAGGGGGGCACCGTCGAGCTCACCGGCCAGGGCCTCGAGGGTCGACGGCGGCGTCGCCAGGTCCTCGCTGCCACCCAACAACTGCACCTTGACAGCCTTGCCGGCGAGCTTGCCATCGAAGGTGTCGCGTCCCAGCATCTCGCACAGCAGCGCATAGGAGTCGTCGTCGCCGCGGCCCATCTGGGTGCACCAACCCGCCTTGAGGGCCGGCTCGGCCTCGAAGCAGGCGGGGGCGAACCAGCGCGGCACGATCTCCTCGGACATCGCCGCCAGGCCCTCCTGGCGCACGCGCCCGGCGCGGGTGTTCCACAGCTCGGGATTGCCGATCACCGCTCCGGTATTGGTCAGGGTGGCGGTGTACAGGCGCTCGGCGTGCTCGCTGATCAGCGCCTGGCCGACCACGCCGCCGATGGAGGTACCGGCGAAGTGGAAGCGCTCGGCACCGGCGTGGTCGACCAGCGCCAGGGCCTCGGCGGCCAGGGCGGCCGGGGTGATGAGGCCATCGCCCCAGGCCTGGCTGGCGCCGTGGCCGGGCAGGTCCCAGGTCAGCACGCGGTAGCGCGGCAGCAGCGCCGGCAGCACGTCGTCCCACACCGCCTGGCTCATGCCCAGCGGATGCGCCAGCACCACCAGAGGGTTAGCCGCCGCGCCCAGCAGGCGATAGGCGACACTGCGCCCGTTGATAGTCAGAAATGCCATCTAAAGCCTCCATAGGAGAAAGGACTGCAGGAGGGCGACGCTGCCGCGCGACTGGAGGTCGAGGGCTTCGGCGAGAGCTCTGGGCGCCTGACGCTGCCAGTCTCGACCTAGCCCCCCTCCTGCAAGAATCGGGTTACCTATAAATGGCGGACCAGGCCAGATCGCGCTTCCTGCTGGCAACTGCTCCCTAAAAGTTCGAATGACGAACTTTGTTTTGTGATGCGAACAAACTACTCCCACCCTCGCCCAGCGTCAAATCACCGACGCGCGAAAACACCGAGAGGAAGGCGCAGCCTTCCTCTCGGGTCGAGCGAGATGCCTTCCGAAACAAGTCGTTAATGGGAGAGAAGCCACTGTATGGCGCGCGCCACCTGGGCACGACTACTACCAATGTATAATGCCGGTTCCGTGGCCTCCGCCAGGCTCTCGGCATTCAACCTACCCTGCACCTCGGGGTGGGCCTCGAGGGCCGCGGCGTAGGAGCCCCCCCGTTGGCGCACCGTCTCGGCGGCCTCGGCGCTGATCCGCTTCGCGGCATCGGTGCCGAGGATCGGCGCCAGCAGCTTGGCCACCGGCTCGGCCATGATGCCGCCGCCGGTGGCGGCCAGGTTGCGCCGCATCGCCTCGGGGTGCACCTCCAGCCCCTCGAGCAGCACTGCGGTCTGCGCAAGCGCCCCCTCCAGCAGCAGGGCGCTGTCGATCAAGGGCGCCCACTCCGCGTGCCATTCGCCCAGTCCGCGCTCCAGCGGTTGGGCGGCGGCGTTGAGCAGTACCGTAGTATGGCCGTGTACCTGGCGGGCGGCGCCGCGGATCAGCGCGCAGCGCACCGGATTGCGCTTGTGGGGCATCGAGGAGGATTCACCCATGCCGGGGGCCGAGGGCTCGGCCACCTCGCCGAGCTCCGTCTGGGTCAGCAGGGATACGTCAAGCGCCAGCTTCTCGGCGCCGCCGGCGACGGCATCCAGGGCCGTGGCCAGGGCATGGATCGGCTGGCGGTCGGTATGCCAGGGCAGCACCGGAGTGCTCAGCTCCAGGCGTTGGGCCAGGCCATCCATGAAGTCGAGCCCCGCTTCATCCCAGCCCGAGTGCACCCCCACGGCGCCACCGAACTGAACCGGCAATTCGACTCCGGCCAGGCGGCGGCGCGCCTGCTCCAGGCCGATAGCCCAGTGGGCGACCTTGACCCCGAAGGTGATGGGCAGCGCCTGTTGCATCAGGGTGCGTCCCACCATCACCGTGCCGGCATGGGCCTCCATCAGCGTGATGGCGGCAGCGCGGCAGCGCACCAGCAGGAGATCCAGTGCCGCCAGGCGGGGCTTCAGCAGCAGCATCAATGCCGAGTCCACCACGTCCTGGCTGGTGGCGCCCTGGTGGAAGTAACGCTTGAGCTCATCGGGCAACGCCGCCCGCGCCTGCTTGACGAAGGGTATGGCGGCGTTGCCGCCGCTGGCGATGCCCGCGGCGATGGCCTCCACGTCGAAGGCATGCGCGGCAAGGATATCGCGCATCTGACGACTGCCGCCGGCGGGCACGACCCCGCACGCCTCCTGGACCTCCGCCAGGCCCAGCTCGAAGGTCAACATGGCCTGGACCATGCGCTCTGACGTGGTCTCGGCGAGTGCCGTCTGGCTCATGAAGGGATGCTGTAGCAAGGAAGCAGGCATGGTGGTCTCCCGGTTTCAGTGGTCTGCAAGCTGGGCCAACCGACGAAAGCCCAATGCCGTACAAGTGTTCGCAATTCGAACGCTATGCTAGATTGGAGACTCACCCATGAGCAACTCAGCAAGTCCCATGATGAAACGCCAATGACACCAGAGGAAGAGGTTCTCAGCCCCGACGACCGTGATTTCGTCACCGCCCTGGCCAGCGGACTGGAGGTGATCCTGGCCTTCGACGCGGCGCATCCGCGGATGACGCTCAGCGAGGTCGCAGCCCGTACCGGCATGAACCGGGCCCGCGCCCGGCGCTTCCTGCTGACCCTTCATGCCCTGGGCTATGTGCGCAAGCAGCAGCGCGTCTTCGAGCTGGCCCCCAAGGTGCTGCAGCTCGGTTATGCCTTCCTGTCCAGCAACAACTACCGCAGCGTGATCCAGCAGATCCTGGAAGATATCACCCGGCAGT
The Halomonas sp. H10-9-1 DNA segment above includes these coding regions:
- the pcaQ gene encoding pca operon transcription factor PcaQ — encoded protein: MINARIKLRHLQAFLEVARQRSFVRAAERMSITQPGISKTIRELEETIGTSLFERTPRGVSLTQAGLTLLRHAGPALRALEEGIGAVGEGRTNGCWLRVGALSTVESRLLPEAILRWQEGMEGECGVNVVTGPSAFLLSRLRRGELDLVVGRMTEAREILDLSFEHLFYERLILVVRSGHPLAGEAQLEPHQLMRFPWVLPPPQTTLRQQVDSFFVRHGLELPARQLETLSLPLSRRYVQVSDAVWVAPEEAAREAVRLDRLAELALSLEQQGGSVGLCTNTSLAPSVALETFCETLRGMVASAT
- a CDS encoding alpha/beta fold hydrolase: MAFLTINGRSVAYRLLGAAANPLVVLAHPLGMSQAVWDDVLPALLPRYRVLTWDLPGHGASQAWGDGLITPAALAAEALALVDHAGAERFHFAGTSIGGVVGQALISEHAERLYTATLTNTGAVIGNPELWNTRAGRVRQEGLAAMSEEIVPRWFAPACFEAEPALKAGWCTQMGRGDDDSYALLCEMLGRDTFDGKLAGKAVKVQLLGGSEDLATPPSTLEALAGELDGAPLEILEGVGHVPSVEVPGLFAAKLLAVMAVDLGDVGANGVDYATGLATRKQVLGEAHVARSTEGATSLDAPFQQMITRLAWGELWSNADLTRRERSMITTGILAALGREELTLHLKTAKRIGLTEAELRQVLMHVAIYGGVPAANHAFALAKELGWGE
- a CDS encoding adenylosuccinate lyase family protein, which translates into the protein MPASLLQHPFMSQTALAETTSERMVQAMLTFELGLAEVQEACGVVPAGGSRQMRDILAAHAFDVEAIAAGIASGGNAAIPFVKQARAALPDELKRYFHQGATSQDVVDSALMLLLKPRLAALDLLLVRCRAAAITLMEAHAGTVMVGRTLMQQALPITFGVKVAHWAIGLEQARRRLAGVELPVQFGGAVGVHSGWDEAGLDFMDGLAQRLELSTPVLPWHTDRQPIHALATALDAVAGGAEKLALDVSLLTQTELGEVAEPSAPGMGESSSMPHKRNPVRCALIRGAARQVHGHTTVLLNAAAQPLERGLGEWHAEWAPLIDSALLLEGALAQTAVLLEGLEVHPEAMRRNLAATGGGIMAEPVAKLLAPILGTDAAKRISAEAAETVRQRGGSYAAALEAHPEVQGRLNAESLAEATEPALYIGSSRAQVARAIQWLLSH